From Populus trichocarpa isolate Nisqually-1 chromosome 19, P.trichocarpa_v4.1, whole genome shotgun sequence, a single genomic window includes:
- the LOC7467471 gene encoding fasciclin-like arabinogalactan protein 13, producing the protein MATSPLSLVLLSLFLSLSLHAQAQAPAAPAPAPSGPVNFTAVLVKGGQFVTFISLLNKTQTFNQIENQINSSSEGMTIFAPTDNAFSNLKSGALNGLSQQQQVQLLQYHMLPKFYSLSNLLLVSNPVPTQASGQEGVWGLNFTGQSNQVNVSTGLVEVQVNNALRQDFPLAVYPVDKVLLPDELFGVKPPSASPPAPATKGSSSGKSNSSDTAAEPSPGKNSAGGRNVALGLIFGLGFVSMGILS; encoded by the coding sequence ATGGCTACCTCTCCCCTCTCTCTCGTTCTCCTTTCACTCTTCCTCTCCCTCTCGCTCCATGCTCAAGCTCAAGCCCCAGCAGCACCTGCTCCGGCGCCCTCCGGCCCGGTCAACTTCACCGCAGTTCTTGTAAAGGGTGGTCAGTTCGTCACATTCATTAGCCTTTTGAACAAGACTCAAACatttaaccaaattgaaaatcagATCAACAGCTCTTCTGAGGGCATGACTATTTTTGCCCCAACTGACAATGCCTTCAGCAATCTTAAATCTGGTGCTTTAAATGGCCTCAGCCAACAACAACAAGTTCAACTTCTTCAGTACCACATGTTGCCTAAATTCTATTCTTTGAGCAATCTCTTGTTGGTTAGTAACCCTGTTCCCACCCAGGCCTCTGGCCAAGAAGGTGTTTGGGGTCTTAACTTTACAGGTCAAAGCAACCAAGTCAATGTGTCAACAGGGCTTGTGGAGGTTCAAGTCAACAACGCTTTAAGGCAAGATTTTCCTCTGGCAGTTTATCCAGTCGACAAAGTGTTGTTGCCTGACGAGTTGTTTGGTGTTAAGCCACCATCTGCTTCACCTCCAGCACCGGCAACTAAGGGGTCATCATCAGGCAAGTCCAATTCATCAGATACGGCTGCAGAGCCATCACCTGGTAAGAACTCAGCTGGTGGAAGGAATGTAGCATTGGGGTTGATTTTTGGGCTTGGTTTCGTTTCCATGGGAATTCTTTCTTGA
- the LOC7467474 gene encoding endochitinase PR4, translating to MFSLNMGNNLLSIILAMMLAVTMPQLLMSQNCGCAPNLCCSQFGFCGTGDAYCGQGCREGPCTPSTPSNNDVTVADVVTPEFFNGIINQAGGDCAGKSFYTRDAFLSALNSYSQFGKIGSNDDSKREIAAFFAHVTHETGHFCYIEEINGASHDYCDETNTQYPCNPNKNYFGRGPLQLTWNYNYGAAGGANNFDGLNSPETVANDPVVSFKTALWFWMTNVRPVVTQGFGATIRAINGAVECNGGNSGAVQARIGYYTDYCNQFGVAPGDNLSC from the exons ATGTTTTCTCTTAACATGGGAAACAATTTACTATCCATCATTCTGGCTATGATGCTGGCTGTAACCATGCCACAGTTGCTAATGTCTCAAAATTGTGGTTGTGCTCCCAACTTGTGCTGTAGTCAGTTTGGCTTCTGTGGCACCGGTGATGCTTATTGTGGCCAAGGATGTCGAGAGGGACCTTGTACCCCTAGCACGCCTAGTAACAATGATGTTACGGTGGCTGACGTTGTTACACCGGAATTCTTCAACGGTATAATCAATCAAGCCGGTGGAGATTGTGCCGGGAAGAGCTTCTACACACGAGATGCGTTTCTCAGTGCTCTCAATTCTTATTCTCAGTTTGGCAAGATTGGATCAAATGACGATTCCAAACGTGAGATTGCAGCATTTTTTGCTCACGTCACGCATGAGACCGGAC ACTTCTGCTACATAGAAGAAATAAACGGTGCCTCTCATGACTACTGTGATGAGACCAATACACAGTATCCATGCAACCCGAACAAGAACTACTTTGGCCGTGGACCTCTTCAACTAACATGGAATTACAATTACGGGGCGGCTGGAGGGGCAAACAACTTTGATGGACTAAACTCTCCCGAAACTGTGGCCAATGATCCTGTTGTATCATTTAAGACTGCCTTATGGTTTTGGATGACTAATGTCCGCCCTGTGGTCACTCAAGGATTTGGTGCAACGATTAGAGCCATTAATGGTGCAGTTGAATGTAATGGTGGAAATTCTGGTGCTGTTCAAGCTCGAATTGGGTATTACACAGATTATTGTAACCAGTTTGGCGTTGCACCTGGCGATAATCTAAGTTGTTAG
- the LOC7467473 gene encoding endochitinase EP3, translating into MAPSTRKCQLVIVLLGILIAGALPSYIVAQNCGCAANECCSRWGFCGTGNEYCGTGCQEGPCFAPAPTNDVSVPDIVTPEFFGGILDQANSSCVGKSFYSRDVFLEALGSYSRFGRIGSVDDSRREIAAFFAHVTHETGHFCSIEEINGPSRDYCDEDNTQYPCNPDKGYYGRGPIQLSWNYNYGPAGESIGFDGLNSPEVVANDPLISFKTALWYWMNFVQPVISQGFGETIRAINGALECDGGNSATVQARVRYYTNYCNQLGVAPGDNLTC; encoded by the exons atGGCACCCTCTACAAGAAAATGCCAGTTAGTCATTGTTTTACTAGGTATTCTTATTGCCGGAGCTCTGCCAAGCTATATCGTAGCTCAAAATTGTGGGTGTGCCGCAAACGAATGCTGCAGCCGGTGGGGTTTCTGTGGCACCGGCAATGAATATTGCGGCACTGGGTGTCAAGAGGGTCCATGTTTTGCACCAGCTCCTACCAATGATGTCTCAGTGCCTGATATTGTGACCCCAGAATTTTTTGGTGGGATCCTTGATCAAGCTAATTCAAGTTGTGTTGGGAAGAGCTTCTATTCACGAGATGTATTTCTTGAGGCTCTCGGTTCATATTCTCGATTTGGTAGGATTGGTTCAGTTGATGATTCCAGGCGGGAGATCGCAGCTTTCTTTGCCCATGTCACTCATGAGACTGGAC ATTTTTGTTCCATAGAAGAGATCAATGGACCATCAAGGGACTACTGTGATGAGGACAACACACAATATCCATGCAATCCTGATAAAGGTTACTATGGCCGAGGACCAATCCAGCTCTCATGGAATTATAATTATGGACCAGCCGGAGAAAGCATCGGTTTTGATGGATTAAACTCACCTGAGGTCGTGGCCAATGACCCTTTAATTTCATTCAAGACAGCTTTGTGGTATTGGATGAATTTTGTCCAACCTGTAATCAGCCAAGGGTTCGGGGAAACTATTAGAGCCATTAATGGTGCTCTTGAATGCGACGGAGGAAATTCTGCTACTGTTCAAGCTCGGGTTAGGTATTATACTAATTATTGTAATCAACTGGGAGTGGCGCCTGGAGATAACCTAACCTGTTAA
- the LOC7494613 gene encoding probable carotenoid cleavage dioxygenase 4, chloroplastic gives MDASSSSFLSAIQTSKLLTGTMAMTIPKSAVTTTPSFLSRHLPSLNVSSVRIEEKPQNSTTRPTTSRTSRPASSTTTLPAATKPTPSTRKSPANDRRVVEPNQPTMMFNVLEGVINNFIDPPLRQSVDPRYVLSDNFAPVDELPPTECEVIHGSLPSCLDGAYIRNGPNPQYLPRGPYHLFDGDGMLHSIRISQGKATLCSRYVKTYKYTMERDAGAPLLPNVFSGFNGLAASAARGALSAARILAGQFNPANGIGLANTSLAYFGNRLYALGESDLPYAVRLTSNGDIETLGRHDFDRKLLMSMTAHPKVDLETGEAFAFRYGPVPPFLTYFHFDGNGNKQPDVPIFSMTRPSFLHDFGISSKYAIFADIQIGMNPMEMIFGGGSPVGSDPAKVSRLGIIPRYATDESEMKWFDVPGFNIIHAINAWDEEDAVVILAPNILSVEHTLERMDLIHALVEKVRIDLKTGIVTRNPVSARNLDFGVINPAYLGKKNRFVYAAIGDPMPKISGVVKLDVSKGERQECTVASRIFGPRCYGGEPFFVAREPENPEAEEDDGYVVSYVHDETAGESKFLVMDAKSPGLDIVAAVRLPRRVPYGFHGLFVKESDLKKL, from the coding sequence ATGGATGCCTCATCGTCCTCTTTCCTCTCTGCAATACAAACTTCAAAGCTCCTCACCGGTACCATGGCAATGACCATTCCTAAATCTGCTGTCACAACCACACCATCATTTCTATCTCGTCATCTTCCTTCCCTCAATGTATCATCAGTTAGAATTGAAGAGAAACCCCAGAACTCAACTACAAGACCTACCACCAGCCGAACTTCACGCCCtgcatcatcaacaacaacctTGCCTGCTGCAACAAAACCAACACCATCAACAAGGAAATCTCCTGCAAATGATAGACGAGTTGTAGAGCCAAACCAGCCCACCATGATGTTTAATGTATTGGAAGGCGTCATCAACAACTTCATAGACCCTCCGCTTCGGCAATCAGTTGATCCTAGATATGTACTTAGTGATAACTTTGCTCCAGTTGATGAACTTCCTCCAACTGAGTGTGAGGTAATCCATGGATCTCTACCATCATGCCTTGATGGTGCATACATCCGCAATGGCCCTAATCCTCAGTACCTCCCTCGAGGACCTTACCATTTATTTGATGGTGATGGCATGCTTCACTCCATCAGGATCTCCCAGGGGAAAGCCACTCTCTGCAGTCGCTACGTCAAGACTTACAAATATACCATGGAGCGTGATGCTGGGGCTCCACTTCTTCCAAATGTGTTCTCTGGATTCAATGGACTAGCTGCCTCCGCAGCTCGCGGTGCTCTCTCTGCTGCTCGAATTCTGGCTGGTCAATTTAATCCAGCTAATGGTATTGGTCTGGCAAACACTAGCTTGGCTTATTTTGGCAACCGACTCTACGCCCTTGGCGAGTCGGATCTACCTTATGCTGTGCGTTTGACATCAAATGGAGACATAGAGACGCTGGGTCGTCATGATTTTGATAGAAAGCTGCTGATGAGCATGACTGCTCACCCCAAGGTAGACTTGGAGACAGGGGAGGCCTTCGCTTTCAGATATGGTCCCGTCCCTCCATTTCTAACGTACTTTCACTTCGATGGAAATGGAAATAAACAACCAGATGTGCCCATATTTTCCATGACGAGACCTTCTTTCCTCCATGACTTTGGAATTAGCAGCAAATATGCTATATTTGCCGACATACAGATTGGGATGAACCCCATGGAAATGATATTTGGAGGGGGCTCACCTGTGGGTTCGGACCCAGCAAAAGTATCCAGGCTTGGAATCATCCCTCGATACGCAACGGATGAGTCAGAGATGAAATGGTTCGATGTGCCAGGGTTCAACATCATACACGCTATCAACGCATGGGATGAGGAGGATGCCGTAGTCATATTAGCACCAAACATTTTATCAGTAGAACACACACTGGAGCGAATGGACCTAATCCATGCCTTGGTTGAGAAAGTGAGAATAGACTTGAAAACAGGCATAGTTACAAGAAACCCGGTTTCAGCTAGAAACCTGGACTTTGGTGTGATTAACCCAGCTTATTTagggaaaaagaacagattcgTGTACGCAGCAATTGGTGACCCTATGCCAAAGATATCAGGGGTGGTGAAGCTGGATGTGTCCAAAGGAGAGCGGCAGGAATGCACGGTGGCTAGCAGGATATTTGGGCCAAGATGCTATGGTGGTGAGCCTTTCTTTGTAGCAAGGGAGCCTGAGAATCCAGAGGCAGAGGAAGATGACGGGTACGTGGTGTCATATGTTCATGATGAGACAGCAGGAGAGTCCAAGTTCTTGGTGATGGATGCAAAATCACCAGGGCTTGATATTGTGGCTGCCGTAAGGTTACCTCGGCGGGTTCCTTACGGCTTCCATGGACTTTTTGTGAAGGAAAGTGACCTGAAAAAGCTCTAG